The Gemmatimonadota bacterium genome has a segment encoding these proteins:
- a CDS encoding Ig-like domain-containing protein codes for MSFSCNTLLSRLGGGLSLALLAACTSPVDTPGASSVQFGIATDSVLINRTYQTTVSVRDISGAEISGKTVKYESLFPEVATVDQNGLVTPKAVGQASIKASVDGRTAQANIRVLDRVTRVVVTPANDQVAINQTRVMLASVTGASGQTIGGRNITWRSSNTAVATVNTQGIVSGVALGTVTITASVELDAVDGSTSITVINVPVASVALAPSSPQFLRLGGAPLQVSATPRDVNNTPITGRTVTWASSNTNVASVSSTGLVTAVSVGVASITAEVDGRVSPSLPVTVTEIPLKSVTLAPDSIALQTSNTRVLTPTVIDSLNRTVTNLSNRQVVWSSSAAAIASVSNTGTVAALTAGTSRVSLTVDGVKSNDVVVTVTDQVVAVQISPLVIAPMRVGNTLQLSAQGLNNQNQPIPGKAVTWTSLTPSVATVSATGVVTGLTVGNATITASIDQRSASVNISVTPVPIGTVTLVPSADTLAGGDQKQYTPVVTDSAGRPVTNLNNRNVVWTSTNIPVASVSNLGIVQATTQQNGTAAITVTIDNVTSNVMTLRVAQIAQLVVTPTPLQVSVAATQTLTVVAKDNLGNVLTTTKSIFFATGNNLIATVSPGGVVTGVAAGATSISVTMSGVPQVTVPVTVNP; via the coding sequence ATGTCTTTCTCCTGCAACACGTTGCTCAGCCGTTTGGGCGGTGGGCTCTCCCTCGCGCTCCTCGCCGCATGCACGTCTCCGGTCGACACACCGGGGGCGTCGAGCGTGCAATTCGGCATCGCCACCGACTCGGTCCTGATCAACCGGACGTACCAGACCACGGTCTCGGTCCGGGACATCAGTGGTGCAGAGATCAGCGGCAAGACGGTCAAGTACGAGTCGCTCTTTCCCGAAGTCGCGACGGTTGACCAGAACGGCCTCGTGACGCCGAAGGCGGTCGGTCAGGCGTCGATCAAGGCCAGTGTGGATGGCCGCACGGCGCAGGCAAATATCCGGGTGCTCGATCGCGTGACCCGCGTCGTGGTGACACCGGCCAACGACCAGGTCGCGATCAACCAGACGCGCGTGATGCTGGCGTCGGTGACCGGCGCCTCGGGCCAGACCATCGGCGGACGGAACATCACCTGGCGCTCGAGCAACACGGCGGTCGCCACGGTCAATACACAGGGGATTGTCTCGGGGGTCGCGCTCGGCACCGTGACGATCACCGCCAGCGTTGAGCTGGACGCCGTGGACGGCAGCACGTCCATCACGGTGATCAACGTCCCCGTGGCGTCGGTGGCACTCGCGCCCTCGAGCCCGCAGTTCCTTCGCCTCGGCGGCGCGCCGCTGCAAGTGAGTGCCACCCCGCGCGACGTGAACAACACGCCGATTACCGGCCGGACGGTGACCTGGGCGTCATCCAACACGAACGTCGCCTCCGTCTCCTCCACGGGGCTGGTGACAGCGGTGTCGGTAGGTGTGGCAAGCATCACCGCCGAAGTGGACGGGCGCGTGTCACCCTCCCTGCCGGTCACCGTCACCGAGATCCCGCTCAAGTCCGTGACGTTGGCCCCGGACTCCATTGCCTTGCAGACGTCGAACACGCGTGTGCTCACGCCGACCGTGATCGACTCGCTGAACCGTACGGTGACCAACCTCTCGAACCGCCAGGTGGTGTGGTCGTCCAGTGCCGCCGCCATCGCCAGTGTCTCGAACACCGGGACGGTCGCCGCGCTCACCGCCGGCACCAGTCGCGTCTCCCTCACGGTCGACGGCGTCAAGTCCAACGACGTGGTGGTCACGGTCACCGACCAGGTGGTCGCGGTGCAGATCTCGCCGCTCGTGATCGCGCCGATGCGCGTCGGCAACACGCTGCAGCTCTCCGCGCAGGGGCTCAACAACCAGAACCAACCGATCCCGGGCAAGGCGGTCACCTGGACCTCGCTCACGCCGTCTGTGGCAACCGTCAGCGCGACTGGCGTGGTCACCGGCCTCACGGTCGGAAATGCGACGATCACGGCGTCGATCGACCAGCGCAGCGCCTCGGTGAATATCAGCGTGACACCGGTCCCCATCGGGACGGTGACGTTGGTGCCGTCCGCGGACACCCTCGCCGGTGGCGACCAGAAGCAGTACACGCCAGTGGTCACCGATTCCGCGGGCCGTCCGGTCACAAACCTCAACAATCGGAACGTCGTCTGGACCAGCACCAACATCCCGGTGGCGAGCGTGAGCAACCTCGGGATCGTTCAAGCGACGACCCAGCAAAATGGAACGGCCGCGATCACGGTGACCATCGACAACGTCACCAGTAACGTGATGACGCTGCGGGTGGCGCAGATCGCCCAGTTGGTGGTGACCCCAACCCCACTCCAGGTCTCGGTTGCTGCGACGCAGACCCTGACCGTCGTGGCCAAGGACAACCTGGGGAACGTGCTCACCACCACCAAGTCGATCTTCTTCGCCACGGGGAACAACCTGATCGCGACGGTCAGCCCAGGCGGTGTCGTGACGGGGGTGGCGGCCGGGGCCACGAGCATCAGCGTGACGATGTCCGGCGTGCCGCAGGTGACGGTTCCCGTCACCGTGAATCCCTGA
- the crcB gene encoding fluoride efflux transporter CrcB has translation MLPLLSVALGSAIGGVARFLVSGALQRADSGVPTGTLVVNIVGSFILGGVARYAAMTPTFSPELRLLLGAGFCGGLTTFSTFSVETIELVQGGAFTRAALYVAISVVAGLGAALLGMAAVRTILER, from the coding sequence GTGCTCCCCCTCCTCTCCGTCGCCCTCGGCTCCGCCATCGGCGGTGTCGCCCGGTTCCTTGTCAGTGGCGCCCTGCAGCGCGCGGACAGTGGCGTCCCGACCGGCACTCTCGTCGTGAACATCGTGGGGTCGTTCATCCTCGGGGGCGTCGCGCGGTACGCCGCGATGACCCCGACCTTTTCGCCAGAACTTCGCCTGCTGCTCGGCGCCGGCTTCTGCGGGGGCCTGACCACCTTTTCGACCTTCAGCGTCGAGACGATCGAGCTGGTGCAAGGTGGGGCGTTCACTCGCGCGGCCCTCTACGTCGCGATCAGTGTCGTCGCCGGCCTCGGCGCCGCCCTCCTCGGCATGGCCGCGGTGCGCACCATCCTCGAACGTTAA
- the nadA gene encoding quinolinate synthase NadA — MVNPDAPALADRIRALARERHAVILAHNYERPEVQDVADFVGDSLGLSREAARTDAEVIVFCGVHFMAETAAILSPDKTVLLPDLAAGCSLADTITADQLRAWKAEHPGAVVVAYVNTTAAVKGESDYCCTSGNAVEVVESIPADREILFLPDFFLGAHVRRVTGRTNIHVWQGECHVHAGITPQSLATQRAAHPTAEVLVHPECGCATNVVEAMSAGAIPSDGVQVLSTEGMIKRPGASAAREFIVATETGILHRLRRANPDKLFFAASDRAECQYMKLTTLPKLQRALERGEHRITVPPEVAARARLALERMVAIGGSTPSRAPAFDPGE, encoded by the coding sequence ATGGTGAACCCTGACGCTCCTGCCCTCGCCGACCGCATCCGGGCCCTGGCCCGCGAGCGACACGCCGTCATCCTCGCGCACAATTACGAACGACCCGAGGTGCAGGACGTGGCGGATTTCGTCGGGGACTCGTTAGGGTTGAGTCGCGAGGCGGCACGCACCGACGCCGAGGTGATCGTGTTCTGCGGGGTGCATTTCATGGCGGAAACCGCCGCCATCCTGTCGCCCGACAAGACCGTGCTCCTCCCGGACCTCGCCGCCGGGTGCTCGCTCGCGGACACGATCACCGCTGACCAGCTGCGCGCCTGGAAGGCAGAACACCCGGGCGCGGTCGTCGTGGCCTACGTCAACACGACGGCAGCCGTGAAGGGCGAGAGCGACTACTGCTGCACCTCGGGGAACGCGGTCGAGGTGGTGGAGTCGATCCCGGCGGACCGGGAGATCCTGTTCCTCCCCGACTTCTTTCTTGGCGCGCATGTGCGTCGCGTCACGGGGCGGACCAACATCCACGTGTGGCAGGGGGAATGTCACGTGCATGCCGGGATCACCCCGCAGAGCCTGGCGACCCAACGGGCGGCACACCCGACCGCGGAAGTGCTGGTGCACCCGGAGTGCGGGTGCGCGACGAACGTGGTGGAAGCGATGTCGGCGGGCGCCATCCCCAGCGACGGTGTGCAGGTTCTGTCGACGGAGGGGATGATCAAGCGTCCCGGTGCCTCCGCCGCACGCGAATTCATCGTCGCGACGGAAACGGGGATCCTGCACCGGTTGCGGCGGGCCAACCCCGACAAGCTGTTCTTTGCTGCCAGCGACCGCGCCGAGTGCCAGTACATGAAGTTGACCACCCTGCCCAAGCTGCAGCGCGCCCTGGAACGCGGGGAGCATCGCATTACCGTGCCGCCGGAGGTGGCCGCGCGCGCGCGGCTTGCGCTCGAGCGCATGGTCGCGATTGGTGGATCCACGCCGTCGCGCGCGCCCGCCTTTGACCCGGGAGAGTAG
- a CDS encoding thioredoxin domain-containing protein — translation MNRLATETSPYLLQHADNPVDWYPWGTEALDRARREDKPILLSIGYAACHWCHVMAHESFENPAIAALMNAHFVNIKVDREERPDLDSIYMQAVQAMTGHGGWPMTVFLLPSGEPYYGGTYFPPADRHGMPGFPRVLEALAAAYREDRQKVEDTGARVRTIYDSATRPPRDDLQLTTAHLDRAFHGLAKQFDDVFAGFGGAPKFPPSMSLDFLLRYWARTGRAEARDMAHRTFLAMARGGISDQVGGGLHRYSVDERWLVPHFEKMLYDNALFIRLGVELWRATKDHEVQASTARAITWLAREMTAPGGGFFSSLDADSEGHEGIFYVWREQEIDDLLGADAPVVKAAWGITPGGNFEGRSIPFLATPPAAVASNLGVHPDALDAALDRARARLYPVRAQRVWPATDDKVLASWNGLTVRALCAAATAFGDQTPARTLALRAGEFLRGNLVVDGRVLRSWRNGQVLDVGFLEDAAAVGLAFLDLFSLTGAESWLREAQRISQQMIQDFHDEATGLFFDTPRGHEQLLTRPRDITDNAMPSGSSLACELLARISVFGDDAQADALARQLADGLGEALARHPLAFGHLSGAADLLVHGAIEVAIPGGSEALEAELGRTYVPSLVATRDTGLTPLTNGRATGTGYVCRRYACGAPALDPSSFGAQLAAAPRSSNA, via the coding sequence ATGAACCGCCTCGCGACGGAGACCTCCCCGTACCTCCTGCAGCACGCCGACAATCCGGTGGATTGGTATCCGTGGGGCACCGAAGCGCTGGATCGTGCCCGGCGGGAGGACAAGCCCATCCTGCTGTCGATCGGGTACGCGGCGTGCCACTGGTGCCACGTGATGGCGCACGAGTCGTTCGAGAACCCGGCGATCGCCGCCCTCATGAATGCACACTTCGTGAACATCAAGGTGGACCGCGAGGAACGGCCAGACCTGGACAGTATTTATATGCAGGCGGTGCAGGCCATGACGGGGCACGGCGGATGGCCCATGACCGTCTTCCTGCTTCCGTCGGGGGAGCCGTATTATGGCGGCACCTACTTTCCGCCGGCGGACCGGCACGGGATGCCCGGGTTCCCCCGGGTGCTCGAAGCGCTGGCGGCCGCGTATCGCGAGGACCGCCAGAAGGTCGAAGACACCGGGGCGCGGGTACGCACGATCTATGACTCGGCCACCCGGCCACCACGCGACGACCTGCAGCTGACCACAGCGCACCTCGACCGCGCCTTCCATGGGCTCGCCAAACAATTCGACGACGTCTTCGCCGGGTTTGGGGGAGCGCCGAAGTTCCCTCCCAGCATGTCGCTCGACTTCCTGCTCCGGTACTGGGCCCGCACGGGACGCGCGGAGGCGCGCGACATGGCGCACCGGACCTTCCTCGCGATGGCGAGGGGGGGCATCAGCGACCAGGTGGGCGGCGGGCTCCATCGGTACTCCGTCGACGAGCGCTGGCTCGTGCCACACTTCGAGAAGATGCTGTACGACAACGCCCTGTTCATCCGGCTTGGCGTTGAGCTATGGCGCGCCACCAAGGACCACGAGGTGCAGGCCTCCACGGCGCGCGCGATCACCTGGCTCGCGCGCGAAATGACGGCGCCTGGGGGCGGGTTCTTCTCCTCGCTGGATGCCGACAGCGAAGGGCACGAGGGGATCTTCTACGTCTGGCGGGAACAGGAGATCGACGATCTGCTGGGTGCCGACGCGCCAGTCGTAAAGGCCGCATGGGGGATCACCCCGGGCGGCAATTTCGAGGGCCGATCGATCCCGTTCCTCGCAACGCCACCTGCAGCCGTCGCCTCGAACCTCGGGGTTCACCCCGACGCGCTCGACGCCGCCCTCGACCGCGCGCGCGCGCGGTTGTACCCCGTCCGGGCACAGCGCGTGTGGCCGGCGACCGACGACAAGGTCCTGGCGTCATGGAACGGGCTGACGGTACGGGCACTGTGTGCCGCCGCCACCGCGTTCGGCGACCAAACGCCGGCCCGGACCCTGGCCCTCCGCGCTGGTGAGTTCCTGCGTGGCAACCTGGTGGTGGACGGCCGTGTCCTGCGCTCCTGGCGCAACGGACAGGTACTCGACGTGGGCTTCCTGGAAGACGCCGCCGCTGTTGGGCTCGCGTTCCTCGACCTCTTCTCGCTCACGGGCGCGGAGAGCTGGCTCCGCGAAGCCCAGCGCATTTCCCAGCAAATGATCCAGGACTTCCACGACGAGGCGACCGGGCTGTTCTTCGACACGCCTCGCGGACATGAGCAGCTCCTGACGCGGCCGCGGGACATTACCGACAATGCCATGCCCTCGGGGTCCTCGCTCGCGTGCGAGCTGTTGGCCCGGATCTCGGTGTTCGGTGACGATGCCCAGGCTGACGCTCTCGCCCGACAACTCGCCGATGGCCTCGGGGAAGCGCTTGCCCGTCATCCCCTCGCGTTCGGACACCTGAGTGGTGCTGCGGACCTGCTCGTTCACGGAGCGATCGAGGTCGCGATTCCCGGCGGCAGTGAAGCGCTCGAGGCTGAACTCGGCAGGACCTATGTCCCGTCGCTGGTGGCAACCCGGGATACGGGACTCACCCCGCTCACGAACGGTCGAGCCACGGGGACAGGGTACGTGTGCCGCCGATACGCCTGTGGTGCCCCTGCCCTCGATCCCTCGTCGTTTGGCGCGCAGTTGGCGGCGGCGCCCCGCTCCAGCAACGCCTGA
- a CDS encoding dipeptidase, translating into MSPLSDYLAAHQERFRDELFTFLRFPSVSARSEHANDLRECATWLRDNMQAVGLSATIHETPGHPIVLGEWRGAGAGAPTILVYGHYDVQPVEPLNLWESPPFEPEIRDGRIYARGSVDDKGQLFLHIKAIEAHLATGGTLPCNVIVLAEGEEEVGSDNLAAFVEAQASHLACDGVVISDSAMFAPGQPSILSSLRGLAYFQIDLEGPSVDLHSGSYGGAVVNPAMALARILATFHDATGRVAIPGFYDAVREWEPEVRAQIRGLPFDDEHFRQEVGATALGGEAGWTTLERIWCRPTCEVNGLLSGYTGEGAKTVLPSRAMAKVSCRLVPDQTPSAIAELMRRHLAQVAPAGVRVQVTELHGGNPWRATLAGPLFDAGRRALERAFGTAPVIVGEGGSIPVVHDFARVLGAPVLLMGFGLPGENAHAPNEWMSEENFVKGTQAAAFLWDELAGRG; encoded by the coding sequence GTGTCTCCCCTCTCCGACTATCTCGCGGCCCATCAGGAGCGGTTTCGCGACGAACTTTTCACCTTCTTGCGATTCCCATCGGTCAGTGCGCGCAGTGAACATGCGAATGACCTGCGGGAGTGTGCCACCTGGTTACGGGACAACATGCAGGCGGTGGGCCTGAGTGCGACGATACACGAGACACCGGGGCACCCCATCGTGCTGGGCGAATGGCGTGGAGCTGGCGCCGGCGCACCCACGATCCTTGTCTACGGGCACTACGACGTACAACCGGTGGAGCCCCTGAACCTTTGGGAGAGTCCACCGTTCGAGCCGGAGATCCGGGATGGGCGCATCTATGCGCGCGGCTCCGTGGACGACAAGGGGCAGCTCTTCCTGCACATCAAGGCCATCGAGGCCCACCTCGCCACGGGCGGCACGCTCCCGTGCAACGTGATCGTGCTCGCGGAGGGCGAGGAGGAGGTCGGGAGCGATAACCTGGCCGCCTTTGTGGAGGCGCAGGCATCCCATCTGGCCTGTGACGGCGTGGTCATCTCGGACTCGGCGATGTTCGCCCCCGGGCAGCCGTCCATCCTGTCGTCGCTGCGCGGGTTGGCCTACTTCCAGATCGACCTGGAGGGGCCGAGCGTTGACCTGCACTCCGGGTCCTACGGGGGAGCCGTCGTGAATCCGGCGATGGCGCTCGCCCGGATCCTGGCGACGTTCCACGATGCCACGGGGCGGGTGGCCATCCCCGGGTTCTACGATGCCGTGCGCGAGTGGGAGCCGGAGGTGCGGGCGCAGATTCGCGGCCTGCCGTTTGACGACGAGCACTTTCGCCAGGAGGTCGGGGCAACCGCGTTAGGCGGCGAGGCAGGCTGGACGACGCTCGAGCGGATCTGGTGCCGGCCGACTTGCGAAGTGAATGGCCTGTTGAGCGGCTACACCGGCGAAGGGGCCAAGACGGTCCTTCCGTCCAGGGCGATGGCGAAGGTGAGCTGTCGACTCGTGCCCGACCAGACGCCATCGGCGATCGCCGAATTGATGCGCCGTCACCTGGCGCAGGTGGCTCCAGCGGGAGTGCGTGTGCAGGTCACCGAGCTGCATGGGGGGAACCCCTGGCGGGCGACCCTTGCCGGGCCCCTGTTCGACGCCGGGCGGCGCGCGCTGGAGCGAGCGTTTGGCACGGCGCCGGTCATCGTTGGTGAAGGGGGATCGATCCCCGTGGTCCACGACTTCGCGCGCGTACTGGGCGCGCCCGTCCTGCTCATGGGCTTCGGCCTCCCCGGCGAGAACGCGCACGCGCCGAACGAGTGGATGAGCGAGGAGAACTTCGTGAAGGGGACGCAGGCGGCGGCGTTCCTGTGGGATGAACTCGCGGGGCGGGGGTAG
- a CDS encoding outer membrane beta-barrel protein: MTTRRVGFTLVALATFAVSAEAQRRTPSVARITPYVGYMHFGNYVDGPFGTGIRNEGAPVYGAQLGIDLSDQFAFVGNVGYSDSNLEVGLPIVGGLNFADARVLLYDAGLQYRLPTPISLGREAVPFVEAGAGAMRTEIGVGSLRTQSTAFAANYGGGVDLQLGRSLTLRAMAKDYVGRLDLREATRLDLDVQTKRTHNWAFTAGVSVKF, encoded by the coding sequence ATGACCACTCGTCGCGTCGGTTTCACCCTCGTTGCCCTTGCCACGTTCGCCGTCAGCGCCGAGGCACAGCGCCGTACCCCTTCGGTTGCCCGTATCACGCCGTACGTCGGGTACATGCACTTCGGCAACTATGTTGACGGCCCCTTTGGCACCGGCATTCGTAACGAGGGTGCGCCCGTCTACGGGGCGCAGCTCGGGATCGACCTGAGTGACCAGTTTGCGTTCGTGGGCAACGTGGGCTACTCGGATTCGAACCTGGAAGTGGGGCTTCCGATCGTTGGGGGTCTCAACTTCGCCGATGCGAGGGTGCTGCTGTACGACGCTGGGCTCCAGTACCGGCTCCCGACGCCCATCTCGCTTGGACGCGAGGCGGTCCCGTTCGTCGAAGCAGGCGCGGGGGCCATGCGCACGGAGATCGGGGTGGGGTCGTTGCGCACCCAGTCGACGGCGTTCGCCGCGAACTATGGCGGAGGCGTTGATCTGCAGCTGGGCCGGAGCCTGACGTTGCGGGCGATGGCGAAGGACTACGTGGGTCGTCTCGACTTGCGCGAAGCGACCCGCCTTGACCTGGACGTCCAGACGAAGCGGACCCACAACTGGGCGTTCACGGCTGGCGTCAGCGTGAAGTTCTAG
- a CDS encoding carbohydrate binding family 9 domain-containing protein: MRRFAVFVSLVAGPVGLGAQQVYNGRAGQIQVTPPRIESSVAVDGVLNEAPWSQAAVLSGFSMYQPVDQQPAQDSTVVLVWYSPTAIHFGIRAYAPAGAINANLSDRDKISADDAVDIILNTFNDGRQAFVFGVSALGVQADGTINEGARGAGQRGGGALDGSSATVQADLSANFVYESKGRLTEYGYDVEVRIPFKSLRYQPTDVQDWGLQVVRRVRYLGHDNTWTPARRDAASFLAQGGTLKGLRGLERGLVVDLNPSVVGFQNGAPRNDGSWRYLPQGPEYGGTVRWGVTNNLVMNGTFNPDFSQVEADVVALVFDPRQALFYPERRPFFLEGIENYAAPDGLIYTRRMVQPDFAAKVTGKVAGTNVAVLSGLDDRSNSLSGDGHPYFNVLRAVRDVGPLSRIGVTYTDRIDADDYNRVLGLDGRLVFRKLWTLQGHGALSRTRVADEVATAPLWSASLGRNGRTYDFNAAINAVGEEFDAQAGFISRRNVANYVLTNAFTFLRAPGSRVESWGFNVRGQGTQTYTSFVNGRASQDRKLHFNGNMAVRGGWRMSGGVFFENFGFDSLLYANHYVERDLGGRKDTVKFTAAGDPRLHNVDLTVRVNTPEWSRFSGDIFYIGGKDENFDEWQSGLIHIVTVNARWRPTDLLRFEAQYQVQEYNRWKTGETVNSRKVPRLKVEYQASRYMFVRFIGQYDTQQKLDLRDDQRTNFPLLFRNADGSFSALTGFKRNRVRADWLFSYQPTPGTVLFVGYGSSMSEAEPLKFRDLRRTSDGFFVKWSYLFRL; the protein is encoded by the coding sequence ATGCGTCGCTTCGCGGTATTCGTCTCCCTGGTCGCCGGGCCTGTTGGGCTCGGTGCGCAGCAGGTCTACAACGGGCGTGCAGGGCAGATCCAGGTCACGCCGCCCCGGATCGAGTCGTCGGTGGCGGTCGATGGTGTCCTGAACGAGGCGCCCTGGTCCCAGGCCGCGGTGTTGTCCGGATTCTCGATGTACCAGCCAGTGGACCAGCAGCCGGCGCAGGACTCGACCGTCGTGCTCGTCTGGTACTCGCCGACCGCCATTCATTTCGGGATCCGCGCCTATGCGCCCGCGGGTGCGATCAATGCCAACCTGTCCGATCGCGACAAGATCTCGGCGGACGACGCGGTCGACATCATCCTGAACACATTCAACGACGGTCGGCAGGCCTTTGTGTTTGGCGTGTCCGCGCTGGGCGTCCAGGCGGACGGCACGATCAACGAAGGGGCGCGAGGCGCGGGGCAGCGCGGTGGCGGGGCGCTGGATGGGTCGTCGGCGACGGTCCAGGCGGACCTCAGCGCGAACTTCGTCTACGAGTCGAAAGGCCGCCTCACCGAGTACGGCTACGACGTTGAGGTGCGGATCCCGTTCAAGAGCCTCCGGTACCAGCCGACCGACGTCCAGGATTGGGGGCTGCAAGTGGTGCGGCGCGTGCGCTACCTGGGCCACGACAATACGTGGACGCCGGCACGTCGTGATGCGGCGTCGTTCCTGGCTCAGGGAGGAACCCTGAAGGGACTGCGCGGACTGGAGCGCGGCCTGGTCGTAGACCTCAACCCCTCGGTGGTGGGCTTCCAGAATGGGGCACCACGCAACGATGGGAGTTGGCGCTACCTCCCCCAGGGCCCGGAGTACGGCGGGACGGTGCGTTGGGGGGTGACCAACAACCTCGTCATGAACGGGACCTTCAATCCCGATTTTTCGCAGGTGGAAGCCGATGTGGTGGCCCTGGTGTTCGATCCCCGGCAGGCGCTCTTCTACCCCGAACGGCGCCCGTTCTTCCTGGAGGGAATCGAGAACTACGCAGCGCCAGACGGGTTGATCTACACCCGCCGCATGGTTCAGCCCGATTTTGCCGCCAAGGTTACGGGCAAGGTGGCGGGCACCAATGTCGCCGTCCTGAGCGGCCTTGACGACCGCAGCAACTCGCTGTCCGGGGACGGACATCCGTACTTCAACGTGTTACGCGCCGTGCGCGACGTTGGCCCGCTCAGCCGGATTGGGGTGACGTACACCGACCGGATCGACGCCGACGATTACAATCGGGTCCTCGGCCTCGACGGCCGGTTGGTCTTCCGGAAGTTGTGGACCCTGCAGGGCCATGGGGCGCTGAGTCGCACGCGCGTTGCCGACGAGGTCGCGACCGCGCCCTTGTGGTCGGCGAGCCTGGGACGCAATGGGCGCACGTACGACTTCAATGCGGCCATCAATGCGGTTGGCGAGGAATTTGACGCGCAGGCGGGGTTCATCAGCCGGCGCAATGTGGCGAACTACGTGCTGACCAACGCATTCACCTTTCTGCGCGCGCCCGGGTCGCGTGTGGAATCCTGGGGCTTCAACGTGCGGGGGCAAGGGACGCAAACGTACACCTCGTTCGTCAACGGGCGTGCGTCCCAGGACCGCAAGCTGCACTTTAATGGCAACATGGCGGTGCGCGGCGGATGGCGGATGAGTGGCGGGGTGTTCTTCGAGAATTTCGGGTTCGACTCCCTGCTGTACGCCAATCACTACGTTGAGCGCGACCTGGGTGGACGCAAGGACACCGTCAAGTTCACGGCCGCCGGGGACCCGCGGCTGCACAACGTTGACCTCACGGTCCGGGTGAACACGCCGGAATGGTCGCGCTTCTCCGGTGACATCTTTTACATCGGGGGCAAGGACGAGAACTTCGATGAGTGGCAGTCCGGGCTCATCCACATCGTCACCGTGAACGCACGCTGGCGGCCCACCGACCTGCTGCGATTCGAGGCGCAGTACCAAGTGCAGGAGTACAACCGGTGGAAAACGGGGGAGACAGTCAACTCCCGCAAGGTGCCGCGCCTCAAGGTCGAGTACCAGGCATCGCGGTACATGTTCGTGCGATTCATCGGGCAGTACGATACGCAGCAGAAGCTCGACCTGCGCGATGACCAGCGCACCAACTTCCCGCTGCTGTTTCGTAACGCGGATGGGAGCTTTTCGGCGCTGACCGGGTTCAAGCGGAACCGGGTGCGCGCGGACTGGCTCTTCTCCTACCAGCCCACCCCCGGCACGGTACTCTTTGTCGGCTACGGCAGCTCGATGTCAGAAGCCGAGCCACTCAAGTTCCGCGACCTGCGCCGGACCTCGGATGGCTTCTTCGTGAAGTGGAGCTATCTCTTCCGGCTGTAG
- the nadC gene encoding carboxylating nicotinate-nucleotide diphosphorylase has product MPLPFPLAQGALDDLVRAALAEDRAFDDVTTLATVAADSWSRARMVARQGGVSCGAAFATAAFRALDSGVVAQLRAPDGSRVVRGEVILDLSGPSRALLSAERVALNFMQRLSGVATLTSRFVDAVRGSRAEVLDTRKTTPGWRALEKYAVRCGGGTNHRMDLEAAVLIKDNHLAAVGGDVAVAVRRAREMARPGAVIEVECDRIEQVEAAVEAGATMILLDNMSIASLVACVRLVAGRAKLEASGGVTLESISAIAATGVDYISVGAITHSAPAMDLALDFET; this is encoded by the coding sequence GTGCCCCTCCCGTTCCCGCTCGCACAGGGGGCCCTCGATGACCTCGTGCGCGCGGCGCTCGCCGAGGATCGCGCGTTCGACGACGTCACGACCCTGGCGACGGTTGCTGCAGACAGTTGGAGCCGGGCGCGAATGGTGGCCCGACAGGGCGGGGTATCCTGCGGGGCCGCCTTCGCCACGGCCGCCTTTCGCGCCCTGGACAGCGGCGTCGTCGCGCAGCTCCGTGCCCCGGACGGCAGCCGCGTGGTGCGAGGCGAGGTGATCCTGGACCTGTCGGGGCCCTCGCGCGCCCTGCTCTCGGCCGAACGCGTGGCACTGAACTTCATGCAAAGACTTTCCGGTGTCGCGACCCTGACCTCACGATTTGTCGACGCTGTGCGCGGAAGTCGCGCCGAGGTGCTGGACACGCGAAAAACCACCCCGGGGTGGCGCGCACTGGAGAAGTACGCCGTCCGATGCGGCGGGGGGACCAACCACCGGATGGACCTCGAAGCGGCGGTGTTGATCAAGGACAACCACCTGGCGGCTGTGGGCGGCGATGTCGCCGTTGCGGTGCGGCGGGCCCGCGAGATGGCGCGCCCCGGCGCGGTCATCGAGGTGGAGTGCGACCGGATCGAGCAGGTCGAGGCGGCCGTCGAGGCTGGCGCGACCATGATCCTGCTGGACAACATGTCGATTGCGTCGCTGGTGGCCTGCGTGCGGCTGGTCGCGGGCCGCGCGAAGCTGGAGGCCTCCGGTGGCGTGACCCTGGAGTCCATCTCAGCCATCGCGGCCACCGGTGTCGACTACATCTCGGTAGGTGCGATCACGCACTCCGCGCCGGCCATGGACCTCGCGCTCGACTTCGAGACATGA